GGGAGCCGTCCGGACGTATTCCGCATACACCGACTTTGTCGGGGTGGGATACATCACGGCACGTCAACCCTTGGTTACGGTGGCGTAAGTCACTCGGTGAGGTGAAAGATGTGCTGACGTGGCAGACGATTCGAAATCATTCAGCAAGGGCGCGATCGGGTCGTACGCAGCCGTCGGGGACAGTTTCACCGAAGGCGTCGGCGACCCTGGGCCGGACGACACCTTCATCGGCTGGGCCGACCGACTGGCCGTACTCCTCTCGGACCAGCAGGCGGAGCACTCCTTCAGATACGCCAACCTCGCGGTCCGCGGCAGACTTCTCGACCAGATCGTCGAAGAACAGATCCCCCGGGCGAAGGAGCTGGCGCCGGACCTCGTCACGTTCTGCGCCGGGGGCAACGACATCCTGCGGCCGGGCAGCGACCCCGACGACGTGGCCGAGCGCTACGAGGCGGCCGTCGCCGAGCTGGCGGGTTCCGTCGGCACGGTGCTGCTGTGCACCGGCTTCGACACCCGTGGCGTCCCCGTCCTGCGGCATCTGCGGGGCAAGATCGCGACGTACACCGCGCATGTGCGGGCCATCGCCGACCGGCACGACTGCCCGGTCCTCGACCTGTGGTCGCTGCGCTCGGTCCAGGACCGGCGGGCGTGGAGCGACGACCGGCTGCACCTCTCGGCGGACGGTCACACGCGCGTCGCGCTGCGGGCCGCCCAGGTCCTCGGGCTGCGGGTGCCGGCCGACCCCGACCAGGCCTGGCCGGAAGAGGGGCACCGCTCGCCCGCCGAGGTGCGCCGGGACAACATCCACTGGG
The window above is part of the Streptomyces syringium genome. Proteins encoded here:
- a CDS encoding SGNH/GDSL hydrolase family protein, whose amino-acid sequence is MADDSKSFSKGAIGSYAAVGDSFTEGVGDPGPDDTFIGWADRLAVLLSDQQAEHSFRYANLAVRGRLLDQIVEEQIPRAKELAPDLVTFCAGGNDILRPGSDPDDVAERYEAAVAELAGSVGTVLLCTGFDTRGVPVLRHLRGKIATYTAHVRAIADRHDCPVLDLWSLRSVQDRRAWSDDRLHLSADGHTRVALRAAQVLGLRVPADPDQAWPEEGHRSPAEVRRDNIHWAREHLVPWIGRRLRGESSGDHVEPKRPDLLPL